One region of Oreochromis aureus strain Israel breed Guangdong linkage group 19, ZZ_aureus, whole genome shotgun sequence genomic DNA includes:
- the chp1 gene encoding calcineurin B homologous protein 1, with translation MGSRASRLLREEEIEEIKKETGFSHSQITRLYSRFTSLDKGENGTLSREDFQRIPELAINPLGDRIINAFFPEGEDQVNFRGFMRTLAHFRPIEDNEKNKNPSATEPLNSRTNKLLFAFRLYDLDRDDKISRDELLQVLRMMVGVNISDEQLGSIADRTIQEADTNGDSCISFNEFIKVLEKVDVEQKMSIRFLH, from the exons ATGGGATCCAGAGCGTCCAGGTTACTCCGAGAAGAGGAAATTGAAGAAATTAAGAAGGAAACTGGCT TTTCCCACAGTCAGATCACTCGCCTGTATAGCCGTTTCACCAGCCTGGATAAAGGGGAAAACGGCACCCTCAG TCGAGAAGATTTCCAGAGAATCCCCGAGTTGGCCATCAACCCTCTGGGAGATAGAATCATCAATGCATTCTTTCCTGAGGG AGAGGACCAGGTAAATTTCCGGGGTTTCATGCGGACCCTAGCTCACTTCAGACCCATCGAAGACAACGAGAAGAACAAGAACCCTTCAGCTACTGAGCCCCTGAACAGCAGGACAAACAAGCTGCTCT ttGCTTTCCGTCTGTATGACCTGGACAGAGATGACAAAATCTCCCGAGATGAGCTCCTGCAG GTCTTGCGGATGATGGTTGGAGTTAACATTTCAGATGAACAACTCGGCAGCATTGCTGATAGGACCATCCAGGAGGCTGACACAAACGGAGATAGCTGCATTTCCTTCAATGAGTTTATCAAG GTCTTGGAAAAGGTGGATGTGGAACAGAAGATGAGCATCCGGTTCCTGCATTAA